The Hymenobacter sp. 5317J-9 genome has a window encoding:
- a CDS encoding ABC transporter ATP-binding protein, which translates to MSILRVDNLTKTYPSAGHELTVLHAVSFELQAGDTFAIVGPSGSGKTTLLGLCAGLDRATAGSVWLNGIQLDHLSEDQRAAVRNQHVGFIFQNFQLLPTLTALENVLVPLELRGQRGASQTALALLDRVGLAARAHHYPAQLSGGEQQRVSLARAFANRPALLFADEPTGNLDPDTSERVVDLLFELNREAGTTLVLVTHDLELAAKTQRTLRLRGGKVVEEVLG; encoded by the coding sequence ATGAGCATTCTTCGCGTCGATAACCTCACCAAAACCTACCCCAGCGCCGGGCACGAGCTCACGGTGCTGCACGCCGTCAGCTTCGAGCTGCAGGCCGGCGACACGTTTGCCATCGTGGGGCCCTCGGGCTCGGGCAAAACCACGCTGCTGGGCCTTTGCGCCGGCCTCGACCGCGCCACCGCGGGCAGCGTGTGGCTCAACGGCATTCAGCTCGACCACCTGAGTGAGGACCAGCGGGCCGCCGTGCGCAACCAGCACGTGGGCTTCATTTTCCAGAATTTCCAGCTGCTCCCAACCCTTACGGCCCTCGAAAACGTGCTGGTGCCGCTGGAGCTGCGCGGCCAGCGCGGCGCTTCCCAAACGGCCCTGGCCCTGCTCGACCGCGTGGGGCTGGCCGCCCGCGCGCACCACTACCCGGCCCAGCTTTCGGGCGGCGAGCAGCAGCGCGTGAGCCTGGCCCGCGCCTTCGCCAACCGCCCCGCCCTGCTCTTCGCCGACGAGCCCACCGGCAACCTCGACCCCGACACCAGCGAACGAGTGGTTGACCTCCTGTTTGAGCTGAACCGCGAGGCCGGCACCACCCTCGTGCTGGTGACCCACGACCTGGAGCTAGCCGCCAAAACGCAGCGGACCCTGCGGCTGCGCGGCGGCAAGGTGGTGGAGGAAGTGCTGGGCTAA
- a CDS encoding arylesterase yields MFCSPYGFLPKTLSMNRVSSLFAAAFFALVLGACNSNPPAEQATAPRTAAQRPGAETTTPTGKKRLLFFGNSLTAGYGVEPDQAFAGLIGQKIDSLKLGYEVINAGLSGETTAGGLSRVGWVLRQPVDIFVLELGGNDGLRGLPLTATRRNLQSIIDTVRRRSPNAQIVLAGMQIPPNLGASYAADFKAIYQDLATRNKLVLIPFLLQGVGGDRSLNQPDGIHPTPAGHRIVARTVWAVLQPLLR; encoded by the coding sequence ATGTTTTGTAGTCCTTACGGCTTCCTGCCCAAAACGCTGTCCATGAATAGAGTTAGTTCCTTGTTTGCCGCCGCCTTTTTCGCCCTCGTGCTCGGGGCGTGCAATTCCAACCCGCCCGCCGAGCAAGCCACCGCCCCACGGACCGCCGCCCAACGCCCCGGCGCCGAAACCACCACGCCCACCGGCAAAAAGCGCCTGCTATTTTTCGGCAACAGCCTCACGGCCGGCTACGGCGTCGAGCCCGACCAGGCATTTGCGGGCCTGATTGGCCAGAAAATTGATTCGCTCAAGCTTGGCTACGAAGTCATTAACGCCGGACTGAGCGGCGAAACCACGGCCGGCGGCCTCAGCCGTGTGGGCTGGGTGCTGCGCCAGCCGGTCGACATCTTCGTGCTGGAGCTGGGCGGCAACGACGGCCTGCGCGGCCTGCCGCTCACGGCCACCCGGCGCAACCTGCAGAGCATCATCGACACGGTGCGGCGCCGCAGCCCCAATGCCCAAATTGTGCTGGCCGGCATGCAGATTCCGCCCAACCTGGGCGCGAGCTACGCCGCCGATTTCAAAGCCATTTACCAGGATTTAGCCACTCGAAACAAACTGGTGCTCATTCCCTTCCTGCTCCAAGGCGTGGGCGGCGACCGCAGCCTCAACCAGCCCGACGGCATTCATCCCACGCCCGCCGGGCACCGCATTGTGGCCCGCACCGTGTGGGCCGTGCTGCAGCCGCTGCTTCGATAG
- the murI gene encoding glutamate racemase, whose translation MTTAASASALAARPIGMFDSGIGGLTVARAVARRLPHERIVYFGDTAHLPYGDKSAAAIQAYSVKICDLLLRQNCKLIVIACNSASAAAYELVREYVGSKAKVLSVIDPIVAHLGRAYAGRRVGLIGTKQTVNSNVYKKKVDELDAGVELHSLATPLLVPMIEEGFFRNSISDDIIGTYLNSATLADIDALVLACTHYPLIKEQIARYYAGRVDVLDASDVVAADTEAYLAAHGLLAPPAAAPPAHHFYVSDFTRSFEESTRIFFEQEVHLEHYPLWE comes from the coding sequence ATGACAACTGCTGCTTCTGCCTCGGCGCTGGCTGCCCGGCCCATTGGCATGTTCGACTCCGGCATTGGCGGCCTCACGGTGGCGCGGGCCGTGGCGCGGCGCCTGCCGCACGAGCGCATCGTGTACTTCGGCGACACGGCCCACCTGCCCTACGGCGACAAAAGCGCGGCCGCCATCCAGGCCTACTCGGTCAAAATTTGTGATTTGCTGCTGCGCCAGAATTGCAAGCTGATTGTGATTGCCTGCAACTCGGCCTCGGCCGCGGCCTACGAGCTGGTGCGCGAGTACGTGGGCAGCAAGGCCAAGGTGCTGAGCGTGATTGACCCCATTGTGGCGCACCTGGGCCGGGCCTACGCCGGCCGCCGCGTGGGCCTCATCGGCACCAAGCAAACGGTGAATTCCAACGTGTATAAAAAGAAGGTAGACGAGCTGGACGCTGGCGTCGAACTGCACTCGCTGGCCACGCCCTTGCTGGTGCCCATGATTGAGGAGGGCTTCTTCCGCAACTCCATCTCCGACGACATCATCGGGACGTATCTGAACAGTGCCACGCTGGCCGACATCGACGCGCTGGTGCTGGCCTGCACGCACTACCCGCTCATCAAGGAGCAGATTGCGCGCTACTACGCCGGCCGCGTGGACGTGCTGGACGCCTCCGACGTGGTGGCCGCCGACACCGAAGCCTACCTCGCCGCGCACGGCCTGCTGGCGCCGCCCGCCGCCGCGCCGCCCGCGCACCACTTCTACGTGTCGGATTTCACCCGCTCGTTTGAAGAAAGCACGCGCATCTTTTTCGAGCAGGAAGTGCATCTGGAGCATTACCCTTTGTGGGAGTAG